Below is a genomic region from Neorhizobium galegae.
TCGATGCCGGCCCGGGCGACTTGCGTATCATCGGTGGCGGCAGCTATTTGCAGATGGACGGCTTCAAGGAGCGGCTGGTGGCGCCTCCTGGAGGACTGACCGGAACTGGTGTTGGACGGCTCGATCTTGAAGGCGACGGCTGGGGCTGGCGTGCGGGGCTTGCCTATGAAATCCCGGAATACGCTTTCCGCGCAAGCCTGATGTACTATAGCGAAGTCAAGCTGAAGGATGTCACCGGCGAGGTCGATCTGACTACACTTTCGCCACTCCTCGGGGGCGTGATCTCCGGCGCAGGCACGATCATTCCAGTCGAAGGATCGGCCACCATGCCGGAGGCTATCGAACTCAAGCTGCAATCCGGCATCGCTCCCGATTGGCTCGCCTTCGGATCGGTCAAATGGACCAATTGGAGCGTGTTGCAGCGGATCCCGTTCTACAATGCCGGCGGCGTGGAAGTTACCGCGCTTGAACTCGGATACCGGGACGGTTGGACGGTGACCGGCGGCGTAGGCCACAAGTTCAACGAACAGTGGAGCGGCGCGGTCAGCCTCACCTGGGATCGCGGGACTTCGCAGGGCTTTGGCACCCTCACGGATACCTGGACCGTTGGCGCAGGTGTCGCCTATTCGCCGAACAAGAACGTCGAGATTCGTTTGGCGGGCGTGCTTGGCATCCTGACCAGCGGCAGTTCAGGTGCCGTGACCATCGACGGCGTTGCCGCTGGTGACGAAGCAACATACCGGTTTGGTGACGATCTGGTTGCTGCTCTCTCGACGTCTCTGAAGGTCAAGTTCTGACTTCACTTGATTGAAGCTTGAAAGCCCGGTTGCGACCGGGCTTTTTTGTGGCGAATTTTAGTTCGGATGAGGAACAGTTTCGTCGTTTCTCTTGTGACGATTTAGCAACACTTTTTCGAGACTATTGTCAGGTGCCTTGAGAGGGGCGTTTCTGTCCACTTCCCGCCACAAACGGGGAGCAGCGATAGAGGAAGAACAGGCGCGGAACGCGGGGGCGGGGCGCGTAATTGGAGTATCATGGGCGGGTTTCTTTATGAAAAGCCGGGCTTTTTGCGCTCAGGCGGGCGGATTCTGATGTCGCCCTGTCCTGCCGCAATCGCTGCGGTTATGGGTCCTAGTCTTGCCGAAAACGGCGGCTACAGTTTCATTCGTCTCTCGGGAGGAGCAGGCGCGGGATATTCCCGGACAAATCTTGTTCCGGCAGCGAGCGATGCTCGGGCTGCGGCGGGTCGTCGCGCGCGGAGTGAAAGAAACTGAACCATGCCGAAGTCTGATTTTCGATCCATGAGAGTATTGCTTCTTGGAGCGTCGCTCGCCTCGATTTTGGCGGGATCGGCTGCGGCCTTCGATATCAAGTCGGGCGTGACGAAGGAGTCCGGCCCATTCGATCTCTTCAAGTTCGGCTTCAAGGCCTATAAGAACGGCCAGAAGGAAGATGCGGTCGAGGCCTACCGTTATGCCGCCGAGAAAGGCCATACCGGTTCGCGCTGGGCGCTTGCCAATATGTACGCCTATGGCGACGGCGTCGCGAAGGACGATTTCGAGGCCTTCAAGATCTATAACGAGATCGCGGCGCAGGGCGTCGAGCCCGGTTCGGAAGATACAGGCTTCTTCGTCAACGCGCTTCTGTCGCTGGCCAACTATTATCGCCGCGGCATTCCCGGCAGCCCGATCAAGCCGGATCTTTCACAGGCACGGCAACTTTATTTCCAGGCGGCATCCACATTCGGCGTGGCGGAAGCCCAGTTCCAGCTCGCCCGGATGATTCTCGCAGGCGAGGGCGGTACCGCCAACATCCAGCAGGCGAAGAAATGGCTGAACCAGGCCCGCAAGAGCGGCCATCCGGGCGCCATGTCGGTTTTCGGCAATGTCCTCTTCCAGGAAGGCCAGACGGTGCGGGGGCTCGCCTTCATGACGGCGGCGCTCGACAAGTGCACCGCCAAGGAATGTGTCTGGATGCAGCAATTGCAGGAGCAGGCATTTTCGGTCGTCGGCGAAGAGGATCGCCGCGGCGCGGTCGCCCTGTCTCAGGAGTTCGCCCGAGGCGTCGAATAACCGACGCCTCGCCGATCTTTCGGGCGATCAGCCGAAATCGAACATGCCGATGACGGGCACATGGTCCGAAGGCTTTTCCCAGGCCCGGACATGTTTCTCGATCGCGGTGGATTTCAGCCTGTCGGCGGCTTCCGCCGAGAGCAGGAGATGGTCGATGCGGATGCCGTTGTTCTTCTGCCAGGCGCCGGCCTGATAGTCCCAGAAGGAATAGAGCTTGGTCGCGTCTGTCGTGGCGCGTACCGCGTCGATAAGGCCGAGGTTTTCCAGGCGCCGGAAAGCGGCGCGGGTCTGCGGCAGGAACAGCGCGTCCGTCGCCCAAGCGGCCGGGTCGAAACAGTCATGTGGCTCGGGAATGACGTTGTAGTCACCGGCAAGGATCAGCGGCTCTTCGAGGAGAAGGCAGTTCTGCGCGTGCAGGCGCAGTCGCTCCATCCAGGCCAGCTTGTAGGGGTATTTGACCGGATCGTCGGCCGGGTTGCCGTTCGGCAGGTAGATGGAGGCAACGCGGATCGCGCCGCCCGGCACCGAAAAGACACCCTCGATGTAACGCGACTGCTCGTCCGTCTGTCCGTCCGGGCCTTCACCACCCGGCAGGCCGCGCATCACCTCGTCGGGCTTGGTCTTCGACAGCAGCGCGACGCCGTTGAATCCCTTCTGGCCGTGGGTCTCGACGTGATAGCCGAGCGCCTCGATCTCCAGCCGCGGGAAGGTTTCGTCGACGGACTTGATTTCCTGCAGGCAGACGATATCCGGAGAGGAATCGGTCAGCCACTGGCGCAGGCTGTCGATCCGCGCCTTGACGCCGTTGATGTTCCAGGTGGCGATCTTCATCGGCCCTTGCCTCCATGTTCGCTTCCTCTTTTAGCGAAAGAGGAAGCGTTGGGAAGGGCGAACTGCGCGCAAGGAAGGGTTATCAGATCGAGAAGCTGGTGCCGCAGCCGCAGCTGGCGACCGCGTTGGGGTTCTTGATCTGGAAGGACTGGCCGAGCAGGTTATCGACGAAGTCGATCTCCGAACCCGCAATATAGACGAGCGAGAGGCTGTCGATCAGCACCTTGGCATCGCCGTTTGCGATCACCACGTCGTCGTC
It encodes:
- a CDS encoding OmpP1/FadL family transporter, with translation MVSKLISRGVFALVAGCTLQSPALAGGIERGGYNIDLLFDPSSVAIESTATFVMPQRKLKNVTDTFAGDGPLNALGYSNSVDETEDYWSPRIGAKAGFEGFDCMVDYSQPYGAHTNPGARWAGANQNIETKINSDNYALTCSYKFDAGPGDLRIIGGGSYLQMDGFKERLVAPPGGLTGTGVGRLDLEGDGWGWRAGLAYEIPEYAFRASLMYYSEVKLKDVTGEVDLTTLSPLLGGVISGAGTIIPVEGSATMPEAIELKLQSGIAPDWLAFGSVKWTNWSVLQRIPFYNAGGVEVTALELGYRDGWTVTGGVGHKFNEQWSGAVSLTWDRGTSQGFGTLTDTWTVGAGVAYSPNKNVEIRLAGVLGILTSGSSGAVTIDGVAAGDEATYRFGDDLVAALSTSLKVKF
- the erpA gene encoding iron-sulfur cluster insertion protein ErpA, whose product is METNVTLSNAAAKRIAEIVGNEAGKQALRVSVEGGGCSGFSYKFDLAEAPGDDDVVIANGDAKVLIDSLSLVYIAGSEIDFVDNLLGQSFQIKNPNAVASCGCGTSFSI
- the xth gene encoding exodeoxyribonuclease III — translated: MKIATWNINGVKARIDSLRQWLTDSSPDIVCLQEIKSVDETFPRLEIEALGYHVETHGQKGFNGVALLSKTKPDEVMRGLPGGEGPDGQTDEQSRYIEGVFSVPGGAIRVASIYLPNGNPADDPVKYPYKLAWMERLRLHAQNCLLLEEPLILAGDYNVIPEPHDCFDPAAWATDALFLPQTRAAFRRLENLGLIDAVRATTDATKLYSFWDYQAGAWQKNNGIRIDHLLLSAEAADRLKSTAIEKHVRAWEKPSDHVPVIGMFDFG
- the exoR gene encoding exopolysaccharide production regulator ExoR gives rise to the protein MPKSDFRSMRVLLLGASLASILAGSAAAFDIKSGVTKESGPFDLFKFGFKAYKNGQKEDAVEAYRYAAEKGHTGSRWALANMYAYGDGVAKDDFEAFKIYNEIAAQGVEPGSEDTGFFVNALLSLANYYRRGIPGSPIKPDLSQARQLYFQAASTFGVAEAQFQLARMILAGEGGTANIQQAKKWLNQARKSGHPGAMSVFGNVLFQEGQTVRGLAFMTAALDKCTAKECVWMQQLQEQAFSVVGEEDRRGAVALSQEFARGVE